The window CCAGCTAGCGATATCTTCTGTATCTGCATCATTGAACTTAATAACGTAGAAATAAGTTCCTACTGGTAAAAGTCCGTCTCCAGAATTTAATCCTGCGTTAGGAACTCCAGCAAACTCTACATAATTATTTGCTGTAGTTTCATAAACTACTGAACCTAACCTATTGAATACTTTCAATTCAAAATTTGCAAATTGATCTATTCCAGGTATAGAGAAAGTATCATTGATCATATCTCCGTTAGGAGAGAATCCTTCTGGTACTTCTACCTCACAAGTTTCTACTATGAAATTGAATGTAGATGTATTATAACAACCTGTAGTATTATCTACTAATCTCGCATAAATAGTACCACCTGAAACAATGGAAGTAGCTGAAAGCGCATTACTGCCACTGTCTGCATCTGATTGAGAAGTATGGTATGAAACAGAGTATCCAGCTGCTGGTAAACCATTCAAAATAACAGAGTCATTAACACTAAAGTCAAATGCTGTGGCCCCATCAATCGGTGATTCGTCACATTCAGTAACGTCTTGAGCAGTTCCTATTGCAGGTGGAGCATTAACTATCAAATCGAACGTACCAACGGTAAAACAATCAGGATCTTGAATATTTGATACTCTAACGAAGATTGTTTCTCCAGAGGAAGCATAAACATCTGGATTAAGTATGGCATTCATGTCGGTATCAGCATCTGCTTGAGAAGTAAAATAATCAACCCTAAACTCTGCAGAAGATTGAGAACCTAGAATAATTGCATCTTGAACAGTTAAATCAAAAACTGGAACAATTGTAGCATCGCTTGGATCTTCACATAATTCTAGATCTGGTGCAAAATTGTACTCTGCTGTGGAATACGTAATATTTAATTGTACCACGTTAAAACATCCTGTTGCGTTTTCCTCTACTCGTATAAAGACCGTTTCATCGGCGCTTACATCATAAGCTGCTGGAGTTGTTATTGCATTTGTTCCAGCATCTGCATTTGCAGCATCGTTGTAGGCTGTCACGTTATATTGAGTTGGATCCAGTCCATTTAATATCAAAGTGTTTTGAGATGTTAAATCTATCGTTGCAGCGCCAGAGGCTTGACAAATGATAAGATCATCTGGTGTTGCTGTTGCAACTTCAGGTGCTACATCAATACAAACTTGTTCTATATAAGTACATCCAAAACTATCTGTAAATTCAAAGTCATAACAATTTTGACCTGCTGTTGTAGGAGTCACTGTAATAACGTTCCCGTTTGTAGCAGTAATATCAGCGTTAGCTGCCCAGGCTTCTACTACTTCTCCAGGTTCATAACTTCCTGCTGTAGGAATAATTGCTGGGTTGAAGTTGATTCCCCATTCAAAAATATAACCGTTATCAATATTTAAGTTATCTACAATATCAAGACACCACAAACCATTTAACGGCGTACCTATAAAACTAGAAAAAGGATCTTCTGGAAGGTAATCACCTGCTGGCATTGGAGTACCAAAGTTCACAGCAGCTGTTGAATTATCTAGAGTTGCCGTTGCCGATCCACCTTCGGTAAAATTATACACAAAACCAACTCCTGGCGTAGTTGTTCCATCATCAAGAGCTTGGCCTAAAAACCTTCCACCACCAGAGTTTGGAAAAGTTAGAAATCTTACTTGCGTTCCATCTGGAGCTGTGAGTACAATGTCAAGATCTCCCATATAAGAGTGTTCCATATCGATAAAAACACTTACCAAATCTGAAGCGCTTTGGAATGTAGTTCCTACATTAAAACCAGAAACATCGATACACGTCTGATATGCTACACCACTTCCATCAGGAAGGAATGTTTGTCCTGTGATAGGTGGAGCTACATCGGCAAAA is drawn from Nonlabens dokdonensis DSW-6 and contains these coding sequences:
- a CDS encoding T9SS type B sorting domain-containing protein; this translates as MKNLILSCLSILFFTAFVSAQEFAMADGRLTTCAGSFTDSGGLTGDYTNSEDSVITFCSPFATDDMQISFNSFNLASGDLLFVYDGDDTTAPLTGVFLGSNSPGIILASAGNTSGCLTFRFRSDSTNVSTGWEATVACIDNCQTITSSVVSVPAPDVDGIIRICQGETVNFTGSANFSNDATGATFEFLLSDGTVVPGTTASETYAGPGIYRVDYIAMDPTGCRDRSIGESSDVLIQVSTTPDFTGTQAADTSICFGESTDITGMVETVEFFADVAPPITGQTFLPDGSGVAYQTCIDVSGFNVGTTFQSASDLVSVFIDMEHSYMGDLDIVLTAPDGTQVRFLTFPNSGGGRFLGQALDDGTTTPGVGFVYNFTEGGSATATLDNSTAAVNFGTPMPAGDYLPEDPFSSFIGTPLNGLWCLDIVDNLNIDNGYIFEWGINFNPAIIPTAGSYEPGEVVEAWAANADITATNGNVITVTPTTAGQNCYDFEFTDSFGCTYIEQVCIDVAPEVATATPDDLIICQASGAATIDLTSQNTLILNGLDPTQYNVTAYNDAANADAGTNAITTPAAYDVSADETVFIRVEENATGCFNVVQLNITYSTAEYNFAPDLELCEDPSDATIVPVFDLTVQDAIILGSQSSAEFRVDYFTSQADADTDMNAILNPDVYASSGETIFVRVSNIQDPDCFTVGTFDLIVNAPPAIGTAQDVTECDESPIDGATAFDFSVNDSVILNGLPAAGYSVSYHTSQSDADSGSNALSATSIVSGGTIYARLVDNTTGCYNTSTFNFIVETCEVEVPEGFSPNGDMINDTFSIPGIDQFANFELKVFNRLGSVVYETTANNYVEFAGVPNAGLNSGDGLLPVGTYFYVIKFNDADTEDIASWLYINY